From Sediminibacterium sp. TEGAF015, a single genomic window includes:
- a CDS encoding DEAD/DEAH box helicase: MITFEGLGIDERLIRATTELGYVNPTAIQEQAIPVLLSGTTDFIGLAQTGTGKTAAFGLPLLHIIDAAAKYPQALVVCPTRELCLQIVKEIELFKKYMTGISVVAVYGGASIGLQIRDLKKGVQIIVATPGRLIDLIERKAINLEQISYVVLDEADEMLNMGFQEDIEFILKNTPKRNSTWLFSATMPPEIRKVSKRYMNDPKEVTVGKVNTANKSIDHQYYVTTAHHRYETLKRIIDFNPGIYGIIFTRTKVDAQEISERLTREGYDIDALHGDLTQGQRDKVMGQFRDKSLQLLIATDVAARGIDVQGITHVINFELPDDVEVYTHRSGRTGRAGHHGICISIVHAKETYKLKQIERINNCKFSKLDIPSGKDVCRKQFFFFMDKLLSADISHGDYETYVPMLAEKFAEVSKEDVLKRVAAMEFDRFLKYYENSEDLNIRERDRSVKRDSNDRGENRASRRESVRDTGRGDGRKEYKSGGGYSRLFVNLGTKDGFYKASFLQFILDMSDLKKDVLGRIDMKDMNSWIEIEKSAAQQMIRSLDGKKYKGRSIRMNDADSGGRR; encoded by the coding sequence ATGATTACATTTGAAGGGTTGGGAATTGACGAGCGTTTAATTCGAGCAACCACAGAGTTGGGGTATGTGAACCCAACCGCAATTCAGGAGCAGGCGATCCCGGTTTTATTAAGCGGGACCACTGATTTTATCGGTTTGGCGCAAACCGGCACGGGGAAAACAGCCGCATTTGGACTCCCTTTGTTACACATTATAGACGCAGCAGCGAAATATCCACAGGCATTGGTAGTATGTCCTACCAGAGAGTTATGTCTTCAGATCGTGAAGGAAATTGAGTTGTTTAAGAAATATATGACCGGCATTTCGGTTGTAGCAGTATATGGAGGTGCTTCCATCGGCTTACAAATCCGTGATTTGAAAAAGGGGGTGCAGATTATTGTAGCAACACCGGGCCGATTAATTGATCTGATTGAGCGCAAAGCCATTAACCTGGAGCAAATCAGCTATGTAGTGTTGGATGAGGCAGATGAAATGTTAAACATGGGTTTTCAGGAAGACATTGAATTTATTCTGAAAAATACGCCCAAGCGAAACAGTACCTGGTTATTCAGTGCCACTATGCCGCCTGAAATCAGAAAAGTGAGTAAGCGTTACATGAATGATCCGAAGGAAGTTACTGTTGGGAAAGTTAATACTGCCAATAAAAGTATTGATCACCAGTATTATGTAACTACTGCACATCATCGTTATGAAACCCTGAAGCGTATTATTGATTTTAATCCTGGTATTTATGGAATCATTTTTACCAGAACTAAAGTTGATGCACAGGAAATTTCTGAAAGACTAACCAGAGAGGGATACGATATTGATGCATTGCATGGAGATCTTACCCAGGGTCAAAGAGATAAAGTAATGGGACAGTTCAGAGATAAAAGTCTGCAGTTGTTGATTGCAACAGATGTGGCTGCCCGTGGTATTGATGTACAGGGAATTACCCATGTTATCAACTTTGAATTGCCAGATGATGTGGAAGTGTATACGCATCGAAGCGGAAGAACCGGGAGAGCAGGACATCACGGAATTTGTATTTCGATTGTGCATGCGAAGGAAACTTACAAGTTGAAACAAATTGAAAGAATCAATAACTGTAAGTTCAGCAAACTGGATATCCCATCTGGAAAAGACGTTTGCAGAAAGCAGTTCTTCTTCTTCATGGATAAATTGTTGTCTGCAGATATAAGCCATGGCGATTACGAAACCTATGTGCCAATGCTGGCCGAAAAATTTGCAGAAGTAAGTAAGGAAGATGTTTTAAAGAGAGTGGCCGCTATGGAGTTTGATCGCTTCCTTAAATACTATGAAAACTCTGAAGATTTAAATATCAGGGAAAGAGACCGATCCGTAAAACGTGATTCAAACGATCGTGGTGAAAACAGAGCTAGCAGAAGAGAAAGTGTAAGAGATACTGGTCGTGGCGATGGTCGTAAAGAATATAAATCTGGTGGAGGGTACAGCAGGTTATTTGTAAACTTAGGAACCAAAGACGGTTTTTACAAAGCCAGCTTCCTTCAGTTTATCCTAGACATGAGTGATTTGAAAAAAGATGTGTTGGGAAGAATAGATATGAAGGACATGAACAGCTGGATTGAGATTGAAAAATCTGCAGCTCAGCAAATGATTCGTTCACTCGATGGAAAAAAATACAAAGGAAGAAGTATTCGTATGAATGATGCGGATAGCGGAGGCCGTAGATAA
- a CDS encoding prephenate dehydrogenase: MVVSIIGLGLIGGSMSLSLKAKGFASSVIGVESNMEHAARAIELGLADFCLPLEEAVSQSDLIILATPINASEKILPQVLDLVNGQVVFDVGSTKSVLCKLVAQHPKRGRYVATHPMWGTENSGPDAAVKNAFSQKATVICNAEQSDDDALRMVRDMYALLQMHLVYMEADSHDMHVAYISHISHITSFALANTVLEKEREEDAIFELASGGFESTVRLAKSNADMWVPIFMQNRDNVLDVLNEHISQLRKFKACLEKENYEYLKELIENANGIRRILK, from the coding sequence ATGGTTGTATCAATAATAGGACTGGGGTTAATAGGGGGGTCAATGTCCTTGTCTTTGAAGGCAAAGGGGTTTGCTTCCAGTGTGATTGGAGTTGAATCCAATATGGAGCACGCTGCACGTGCCATTGAGTTGGGCCTTGCTGATTTTTGTTTACCGCTGGAAGAAGCTGTTTCACAATCGGACTTAATCATACTTGCAACTCCCATTAACGCATCAGAAAAAATATTGCCCCAGGTTCTTGATCTGGTGAATGGTCAGGTTGTATTTGATGTGGGTTCTACCAAGTCGGTATTATGCAAGCTGGTAGCCCAGCATCCTAAAAGGGGAAGATACGTGGCAACGCATCCCATGTGGGGTACAGAAAACAGTGGACCTGATGCTGCAGTCAAAAATGCATTTTCTCAGAAAGCTACCGTCATCTGTAATGCTGAACAATCCGATGACGATGCGCTGCGAATGGTACGAGATATGTATGCATTACTCCAAATGCATCTGGTATATATGGAAGCTGATTCGCATGATATGCACGTAGCCTATATCAGTCATATTTCACATATTACTTCTTTTGCCCTTGCGAATACAGTCCTTGAAAAAGAAAGAGAAGAAGATGCCATTTTTGAACTGGCGAGTGGGGGATTTGAAAGTACGGTTAGATTGGCAAAAAGTAACGCCGATATGTGGGTCCCCATCTTTATGCAAAACAGGGATAATGTACTGGATGTGCTGAATGAACATATTAGCCAGCTAAGGAAATTCAAGGCCTGCCTAGAAAAAGAGAATTACGAATATTTGAAAGAATTGATTGAAAATGCCAATGGAATAAGGAGAATACTTAAGTAA
- a CDS encoding pyridoxal phosphate-dependent aminotransferase — translation MKGTVAKRLNGIGEYYFSQKLREIDQLNKAGKSIINLGIGSPDLPPHPSVIATLQSKAQLSDAHAYQSYKGLPVLRNAIAEWYNNWYHVVLNPDTEVLPLLGSKEGIMHICMTYLGEGDEALVPNPGYPTYTSAVKLAGATPVYYELKEQNHWIPDFAELEKTDLSKVKMMWVNYPHMPTGQQATEQLFKEIINFGKRNQILICHDNPYSFILNDQPLSILQVPGAMETALELNSLSKSQNMAGWRVGMLCGAADRINEVLTFKSNMDSGMFLPVQYAAATALSLGKGWYDEINGIYAERRKKVFELLDYLGCIYSKEQAGMFVWASIPDAMKDGYELSDKVLYDKGVFITPGGIFGSAGNRFVRVSLCGSVEKFDQAIRRITGSEK, via the coding sequence ATGAAAGGAACAGTTGCAAAGCGGTTAAATGGCATCGGAGAATATTATTTTTCTCAGAAGCTGAGAGAAATTGATCAGTTGAATAAGGCTGGAAAAAGCATTATTAACCTAGGAATCGGAAGCCCGGATTTGCCTCCACATCCGAGTGTAATAGCAACATTACAGTCTAAAGCTCAGCTATCGGATGCTCATGCTTATCAGTCTTATAAGGGTTTGCCTGTTTTAAGAAATGCAATAGCCGAATGGTACAATAACTGGTACCATGTGGTATTGAACCCTGATACCGAAGTGCTTCCTCTGTTGGGAAGTAAGGAAGGAATCATGCATATCTGTATGACTTATTTAGGGGAGGGGGATGAAGCACTGGTTCCGAATCCAGGTTATCCAACTTATACAAGCGCGGTTAAATTGGCGGGTGCAACTCCGGTATATTATGAACTGAAAGAACAAAATCATTGGATTCCTGATTTTGCTGAATTGGAAAAAACAGATTTAAGTAAAGTGAAAATGATGTGGGTTAATTATCCGCATATGCCAACTGGTCAGCAGGCAACTGAACAACTATTTAAGGAAATCATCAATTTTGGAAAACGCAATCAAATCCTCATATGCCATGACAATCCTTATAGTTTTATCCTGAATGACCAACCGCTTAGCATACTGCAGGTTCCTGGTGCAATGGAAACAGCCCTTGAGCTAAATTCATTAAGTAAGAGCCAGAATATGGCGGGATGGAGAGTAGGCATGTTATGTGGAGCCGCGGATAGAATTAATGAAGTACTCACTTTTAAAAGCAATATGGACAGTGGTATGTTTTTACCTGTTCAATATGCAGCTGCAACGGCTTTATCACTGGGTAAGGGATGGTACGATGAAATCAATGGTATTTATGCTGAAAGAAGAAAAAAGGTTTTTGAATTATTGGATTATTTAGGTTGTATATACAGTAAAGAACAGGCAGGAATGTTTGTATGGGCAAGCATCCCTGATGCAATGAAAGACGGTTATGAATTGAGTGATAAAGTGCTCTACGATAAAGGTGTTTTCATAACACCTGGTGGCATATTTGGCTCAGCCGGAAATCGTTTTGTAAGAGTCAGCTTGTGCGGGTCTGTTGAAAAATTTGATCAGGCAATTCGTAGAATAACGGGTAGTGAAAAATAA
- a CDS encoding prephenate dehydratase produces the protein MSSSNKKISSPDSQKGICIQGYEGSFHQVAARKFFGKNVSVIPCASFRELVKLALDSKVSDGAVMAIENSIAGSILPNYSLLQKANLTIVGEVYLSISQNLLVNKGVQLSDIKEVHSHPMALLQCLDFLEQHSFKLIETEDTALSAQYVKQHHCKHVAAIASKLAAEINDLQILEPDIQTQKNNITRFLILKRSKEAPQVKEANKASIYFQTNHTKGVLSKVLTQVASTGINLSKLQSMPIPGSHFKYGFYADMEFEQIKQFEKMLLKIQDTTNNVKVFGIYKKGKLIKG, from the coding sequence ATGTCCTCTTCCAATAAAAAAATATCATCTCCGGATTCGCAAAAAGGTATTTGCATTCAAGGCTATGAGGGAAGTTTTCATCAGGTTGCTGCTAGGAAATTTTTTGGCAAGAATGTTTCTGTAATTCCCTGTGCTTCTTTTAGAGAGTTGGTTAAACTTGCTTTGGATAGTAAAGTTTCTGATGGTGCGGTAATGGCAATTGAAAATTCAATTGCAGGAAGTATTCTGCCAAACTACTCTTTACTTCAGAAAGCAAATTTGACAATTGTGGGAGAAGTCTATTTGTCTATTAGTCAGAATTTATTGGTCAATAAGGGAGTACAACTCTCAGACATTAAAGAAGTGCATAGTCATCCTATGGCATTGCTGCAGTGCCTTGATTTTCTGGAGCAACACTCATTCAAATTAATAGAAACAGAAGACACAGCATTAAGCGCCCAATATGTTAAACAACACCATTGTAAACATGTGGCAGCAATTGCCAGTAAGTTGGCAGCAGAAATTAATGATTTGCAGATTTTGGAACCAGATATTCAGACCCAGAAAAACAATATTACCCGTTTTCTGATTTTGAAAAGAAGCAAAGAAGCCCCGCAGGTAAAAGAGGCCAATAAAGCTTCTATTTATTTTCAGACCAATCATACAAAGGGGGTATTGTCAAAAGTCTTAACCCAGGTTGCTTCTACAGGAATTAATCTGAGTAAGCTGCAAAGCATGCCTATCCCGGGTAGTCATTTTAAATATGGGTTTTATGCGGATATGGAATTTGAGCAAATCAAGCAGTTTGAAAAAATGCTTTTGAAAATTCAGGACACAACCAATAATGTAAAAGTGTTTGGTATTTATAAGAAAGGAAAATTAATAAAAGGTTAA
- a CDS encoding RNA polymerase sigma factor: MKGDTNEQALLKGLAHNDSKAIEIIYKENFNMIQSFILNNNGSYDEARDIFQEAMIALYEKSQTDSFVLTCQIKTYLYSVCRRLWLKRLQQMGRYTGSIDGFEETVAVEDDLENHEKRNAEFAIMDRALNSLGEPCKSLLQGYYLKKMDMNALAAEFGYTNADNAKNQKYKCLMRLKKLFFSQYNIGE, encoded by the coding sequence GTGAAAGGAGATACGAACGAACAAGCACTACTAAAAGGTCTGGCTCACAACGATTCAAAGGCAATAGAAATCATATATAAAGAAAATTTTAATATGATTCAGTCCTTTATTCTGAATAACAATGGGAGCTATGACGAAGCCAGGGATATTTTTCAGGAAGCAATGATTGCTTTATATGAGAAGTCTCAGACTGATTCTTTTGTGTTGACTTGTCAGATTAAAACCTACCTGTACTCGGTTTGCAGAAGACTTTGGTTAAAAAGACTCCAGCAAATGGGAAGATATACCGGATCGATAGATGGATTTGAAGAAACGGTAGCCGTTGAGGACGATTTGGAAAACCATGAAAAGAGAAACGCAGAGTTTGCTATCATGGATCGGGCGCTAAACAGTTTGGGAGAACCTTGTAAAAGCTTACTACAGGGCTATTATCTCAAAAAAATGGATATGAACGCTTTAGCTGCTGAATTTGGTTATACCAACGCAGACAATGCCAAAAACCAGAAGTACAAATGCCTGATGAGATTGAAGAAACTTTTCTTTTCACAATATAATATTGGTGAATAA
- a CDS encoding S1C family serine protease yields the protein MDDFLLLDAIERYLSGEMSAEERNYFENLRKTTPEIDQMVVEHNMFLHQIADYAANIQIKQTLHETHQHLLERGDLNEGGALSPKGKVIQFWNKYKRVTAIAASVGGVIALFISGLAMYFSTSVNDPKLEQLGKDLEVVKKNQEAQVNIINEVTSKIPTNARLLSGGSGFLVDPKGYIVTNAHILKGTGAIVVNSKGAEFKSSIVLIDHDKDLAILKINDEEYESVKSIPYSIQKSNSSLGEEIFTLGYPRNEIVYGMGYLSAKTGFDGDSLSYQIQISANPGNSGGPVFNKNGEVIGVLSTRQAQADGVAFAVKSKNIHSIIEDLKKSDTAFRKVKLPAKSTLKGVERKTQINKVEDCVFFVKAYTK from the coding sequence ATGGACGATTTTTTATTACTAGACGCAATTGAAAGATACCTCAGTGGCGAAATGAGTGCTGAAGAGCGCAATTATTTCGAAAATCTGAGAAAAACCACTCCGGAGATAGACCAGATGGTGGTGGAACATAATATGTTCCTTCATCAGATTGCGGACTATGCAGCTAATATTCAGATTAAACAAACCCTGCATGAAACGCACCAGCATCTGCTGGAAAGAGGAGACCTGAATGAAGGAGGGGCTCTTAGTCCAAAAGGAAAAGTAATTCAATTTTGGAATAAGTATAAAAGAGTTACCGCCATTGCAGCATCTGTAGGTGGTGTGATTGCCCTGTTTATCAGTGGCCTGGCGATGTATTTTTCTACCTCAGTAAATGATCCAAAACTGGAGCAGCTGGGTAAAGACCTGGAAGTAGTAAAGAAGAACCAAGAAGCTCAGGTAAATATCATCAATGAAGTAACTTCAAAAATACCAACAAACGCAAGATTATTAAGCGGAGGTTCTGGATTCCTGGTAGATCCCAAGGGATACATTGTTACCAATGCACATATTTTAAAAGGAACTGGTGCTATTGTTGTAAACAGCAAAGGCGCTGAATTCAAGTCTTCCATTGTATTAATAGACCACGACAAAGATCTGGCAATTTTAAAAATCAATGATGAAGAATATGAATCTGTAAAATCCATTCCCTACAGCATACAGAAATCCAACTCCTCACTGGGTGAAGAAATTTTCACACTCGGTTACCCAAGAAATGAAATAGTATATGGAATGGGATACCTAAGTGCTAAAACTGGATTTGACGGGGACTCCCTTTCTTATCAAATTCAGATAAGTGCCAATCCTGGTAACTCAGGGGGTCCAGTCTTTAACAAGAATGGAGAAGTGATTGGTGTGCTAAGTACCAGACAGGCTCAGGCAGATGGAGTTGCTTTTGCAGTAAAGTCTAAGAATATTCATTCTATTATAGAAGACCTGAAAAAATCAGATACGGCTTTCAGAAAAGTAAAACTACCCGCTAAGTCTACACTTAAAGGAGTGGAAAGAAAAACACAGATTAACAAAGTAGAAGATTGTGTTTTCTTTGTAAAGGCATACACAAAATAA
- a CDS encoding nucleotidyltransferase family protein: MKPTLVILAAGMASRYGSMKQIQSFGPDGETIMDYSIYDAIKAGFGKVVFIIREEFAEQFKSIFEPKLAGKIATDYVYQHLEAYTNGYPIPVDRAKPWGTAHAVLCCKGKVNEPFAVINADDYYGRDAFDKAVDFLNNQCNASTFALVGYELQKTLSENGSVSRGVCTADANQNLTAINERTKIYRENGEIIYEDETGKHPLPGNSLVSMNYFCFSPDFIDMCEDMFTEFLQLKGQELKSEFFIPYAANEFIQSGKGVLKVLPTSAQWFGVTYKEDAPGVQAAINALVEAKVYPSSLWK; encoded by the coding sequence ATGAAACCTACCCTAGTTATTCTTGCAGCTGGCATGGCCAGTAGATACGGAAGCATGAAACAAATACAATCATTTGGTCCTGATGGAGAAACCATAATGGATTATTCCATTTATGATGCTATCAAAGCTGGATTCGGAAAAGTTGTTTTCATTATCCGGGAAGAGTTTGCAGAACAATTCAAATCTATTTTTGAACCCAAGCTTGCAGGAAAAATTGCTACTGACTATGTATACCAGCACCTTGAGGCTTATACTAACGGGTATCCTATTCCTGTTGACAGAGCAAAGCCATGGGGCACTGCACATGCCGTACTTTGCTGCAAAGGAAAGGTGAATGAACCATTTGCTGTAATAAATGCAGATGACTATTATGGTAGAGATGCATTTGATAAGGCCGTTGATTTTTTAAATAACCAGTGTAACGCTTCCACTTTTGCCTTGGTAGGTTATGAATTGCAGAAAACCTTAAGTGAAAACGGAAGTGTAAGCCGAGGTGTTTGTACAGCTGATGCTAATCAGAACCTTACTGCAATTAACGAAAGAACAAAAATCTATCGCGAGAACGGAGAAATAATCTATGAAGACGAAACGGGTAAGCATCCATTGCCTGGAAATAGTCTGGTTAGTATGAACTATTTCTGTTTTTCACCTGATTTCATTGATATGTGTGAAGACATGTTCACCGAATTTTTGCAATTAAAGGGTCAGGAATTAAAGTCTGAATTCTTTATTCCGTATGCAGCAAATGAATTTATTCAATCCGGAAAGGGTGTTTTAAAAGTTCTTCCTACTTCTGCACAATGGTTCGGGGTTACGTATAAAGAAGATGCTCCCGGCGTTCAGGCAGCAATTAATGCTTTGGTGGAAGCTAAAGTGTATCCTTCCTCACTTTGGAAATAA
- a CDS encoding 1-aminocyclopropane-1-carboxylate deaminase/D-cysteine desulfhydrase codes for MIPDINHIRLDRFPAKKGNDVLLSVLRTDLIHPVISGNKWFKLHFYLADALKKGYKTVASFGGAYSNHIVALAAAAKLSGLKSIGIIRGEGGNSPTLLEAEQWGMKIRHVSRETYKERAHIIASFPDQEEIYWVDEGGYGILGAKGASAILSVKDCSEFSHILCACGTGTMTAGLIMGANENQKIIGISVLKNNTALEESIAKLLPETLHKRIECIHEYHFGGYAKHPGVLTDYMNDVFLRTGIPTDIVYTSKLFYAVEDLIEKEYFRKGTNVLLIHSGGLQGNRSLSKNTLCF; via the coding sequence ATGATTCCTGACATAAATCATATACGATTGGACAGATTTCCTGCTAAAAAAGGCAACGACGTTCTATTGTCTGTACTAAGAACCGATTTAATCCACCCGGTTATCAGTGGCAATAAATGGTTTAAACTTCATTTCTACCTGGCTGATGCGTTAAAAAAGGGGTATAAAACGGTTGCCAGCTTTGGTGGCGCTTATTCCAACCATATTGTTGCTTTGGCAGCAGCAGCTAAACTGAGTGGACTGAAATCAATAGGCATCATCAGAGGCGAAGGAGGCAACTCTCCCACTTTATTGGAAGCAGAACAGTGGGGGATGAAAATCAGACATGTATCCAGAGAAACTTATAAAGAAAGAGCACATATAATAGCTTCTTTTCCTGACCAGGAAGAGATCTATTGGGTTGATGAAGGAGGCTATGGTATCCTGGGAGCAAAAGGCGCATCGGCTATTTTATCTGTAAAAGACTGTAGCGAATTTAGTCATATTTTATGCGCTTGCGGAACAGGAACAATGACTGCCGGATTAATCATGGGAGCCAATGAAAATCAGAAAATAATCGGGATCAGCGTTTTAAAAAACAATACAGCCTTAGAGGAAAGCATTGCCAAACTATTGCCCGAAACACTGCACAAGCGTATTGAATGTATACATGAATATCATTTTGGCGGTTATGCCAAACATCCCGGAGTGCTCACAGATTATATGAATGATGTATTCCTTAGAACCGGTATCCCTACAGATATTGTATACACCTCCAAACTATTCTACGCAGTTGAAGATTTGATTGAAAAGGAATATTTTAGGAAAGGAACAAATGTATTGCTTATTCACAGCGGCGGTTTACAAGGCAACAGAAGCCTATCCAAAAACACCCTCTGCTTCTAG
- the lipB gene encoding lipoyl(octanoyl) transferase LipB, with protein sequence MLQEVLFEDLGVKSYKDVWDSQEKLLKANADIKMNFKFGDAANTRPDQIPTIHHLLFVEHPPVYTLGKNGKEEHVLISESDRIKKGIEYFHINRGGDITFHGPGQLVGYPILDLERFKTDLGWYLRTLEEVFIKTLADYGLKGERSVGETGVWLDAHLKGKERKICAMGIKCSRWITMHGFAFNVNTDLSYFNHIVPCGIQNKQVTSLAQELGRVVDMGEVKYRVKKHFEALFDCKLI encoded by the coding sequence ATGCTGCAAGAAGTCCTATTTGAAGATTTGGGGGTAAAGTCTTATAAAGATGTCTGGGATAGCCAGGAGAAGTTGTTGAAAGCAAATGCCGATATTAAAATGAATTTTAAGTTCGGGGACGCTGCCAACACAAGGCCTGACCAAATTCCTACCATCCATCATCTCTTATTTGTAGAACACCCCCCCGTTTATACTTTGGGTAAAAACGGTAAGGAAGAACATGTTCTGATATCCGAATCAGATAGAATTAAGAAGGGTATTGAATATTTTCATATCAATAGAGGTGGAGACATTACATTTCACGGACCTGGTCAGTTGGTAGGATATCCCATTTTAGATCTTGAAAGATTTAAAACAGACCTGGGCTGGTATTTAAGAACTCTAGAAGAGGTATTTATAAAAACACTAGCCGATTATGGATTAAAAGGAGAGAGAAGTGTAGGCGAAACCGGTGTTTGGTTAGATGCGCACTTAAAGGGGAAAGAAAGAAAAATATGTGCCATGGGCATCAAATGCAGCAGATGGATTACCATGCACGGGTTTGCGTTTAATGTGAATACCGATTTAAGTTATTTCAATCATATTGTTCCTTGTGGTATTCAGAATAAACAGGTTACTTCTCTTGCACAGGAACTAGGTAGGGTAGTGGATATGGGGGAAGTAAAATACCGTGTAAAAAAACATTTCGAGGCCTTGTTCGACTGTAAGTTGATTTAG
- a CDS encoding RluA family pseudouridine synthase has product MHVDTELISEEQSDALYERKVFVVDKGQEPYRIDKWVQMHMEGATRNKVQQGIEAGFLTVNGKTVKSNYKIKPGDEIVLMSLVNPEHTVLKEEPIPLNIVYEDDALMVINKPANMVVHPGVGNFSGTLLNGVAFYLRQQNPNLNEESLPRFGLVHRIDKNTTGLIVLAKTGEAAAHLAKQFFNHTVSRKYTALVWGNVEAEEGTINAHIARHKQHRKMFDAYPEGETGKHAITHYKVLEKFNYVTLVECQLETGRTHQIRVHMKHIGHTLFNDFEYGGDKILKGTIYTKYKQFVDNCFEICPRCALHATTLGFIHPVTGKEIFFETELPQDMKQVIEKWRAYSKV; this is encoded by the coding sequence ATGCACGTAGATACCGAATTAATTTCAGAAGAACAGTCTGATGCATTATACGAACGAAAAGTCTTTGTAGTAGACAAAGGCCAGGAACCCTACAGAATTGACAAATGGGTGCAAATGCACATGGAAGGTGCCACTCGAAACAAAGTACAACAGGGCATTGAAGCTGGATTTTTAACTGTAAATGGCAAAACAGTCAAAAGCAATTACAAAATAAAACCAGGGGATGAAATTGTACTGATGAGTCTGGTGAATCCGGAACATACTGTTTTAAAAGAAGAACCCATCCCCTTGAATATTGTATACGAAGACGATGCATTAATGGTGATTAATAAGCCGGCTAATATGGTAGTTCACCCCGGTGTAGGTAATTTTAGTGGCACACTTTTAAATGGCGTAGCTTTTTATTTGCGCCAGCAAAATCCGAATCTAAATGAGGAAAGTTTACCCAGATTCGGCTTGGTTCATCGCATAGATAAAAATACAACCGGATTGATTGTATTGGCAAAGACAGGAGAAGCTGCTGCACATCTTGCCAAACAGTTTTTCAATCACACCGTTAGCAGAAAATATACGGCTTTGGTCTGGGGAAATGTAGAAGCAGAGGAAGGAACTATCAATGCACATATTGCCCGTCATAAACAACATAGAAAAATGTTTGACGCCTATCCCGAAGGAGAAACGGGCAAACATGCGATTACGCATTATAAAGTTTTGGAAAAATTCAATTATGTAACATTGGTAGAATGCCAGCTCGAAACTGGCAGAACACACCAGATTCGGGTACATATGAAGCATATTGGACACACACTGTTCAACGACTTTGAATATGGCGGAGATAAAATTTTAAAAGGAACTATTTATACAAAATACAAGCAGTTTGTAGACAACTGCTTCGAAATTTGTCCCAGATGCGCTTTACATGCCACCACACTGGGCTTTATTCATCCGGTAACTGGTAAGGAAATATTTTTTGAAACAGAGCTACCGCAGGATATGAAGCAGGTAATTGAGAAATGGAGGGCATACAGTAAGGTTTAA